One part of the Halobacteriovorax vibrionivorans genome encodes these proteins:
- a CDS encoding lipase family alpha/beta hydrolase: MKRSSLNFLILFFLLFSISASAECGTSKNHIVFIHGIASNKGAFGYWDQYVQKFHKDECLSSHFFEYDTGNNRLSLNDFVESFDEFMHQESLSEGKIKIVAHSQGGLITLYWLKRMLDNNDSIRFRVNGLMTMATPYYGAKIANLGYSLGTFILPILGKKELKDMRIGSKQVMQTYELFNNKDFLSYLKGLNFISISALFAPNLFDVEGDFAVAPYSSNPNVVLGNNISKHYNIHGVHLRFNLPRTPATTYVTKTCLEKPELCKNSSLAIFEKEFLSQQYVSIDKAEDINTFAVYLKFEKGSLPSGPIFVGSKGILRGLAIKFHHIRDGLYYYKGRLSSGDSKGYLRTYIDGNKILIPVKASRSTFITR, translated from the coding sequence TTGAAAAGAAGTTCTTTAAACTTTTTAATATTATTTTTTTTACTTTTTTCTATCTCTGCTAGTGCCGAATGTGGCACTAGCAAAAATCATATTGTTTTCATTCATGGAATAGCCAGTAACAAAGGAGCCTTTGGTTACTGGGACCAATATGTACAAAAATTTCATAAAGATGAATGTTTAAGTTCACACTTCTTTGAATATGATACTGGAAATAATAGATTATCTTTAAATGACTTTGTTGAATCTTTTGATGAATTCATGCATCAAGAAAGCTTATCTGAAGGTAAGATTAAAATTGTTGCTCATTCTCAAGGAGGGCTGATAACTCTTTATTGGTTAAAGAGAATGCTAGATAATAATGATTCTATTAGATTTCGTGTAAATGGCCTTATGACGATGGCGACACCTTATTACGGTGCTAAAATAGCAAATCTTGGTTACAGTCTTGGAACATTTATTTTGCCGATACTTGGAAAAAAAGAGCTAAAAGATATGAGGATTGGCTCCAAGCAAGTGATGCAAACTTATGAGTTATTTAATAATAAAGATTTTCTTTCTTACCTTAAGGGTCTGAATTTTATTTCTATTTCAGCACTGTTTGCTCCAAATCTCTTTGATGTAGAGGGTGATTTTGCAGTAGCGCCTTATAGTTCAAATCCTAATGTCGTTCTGGGAAATAATATTTCAAAGCACTATAATATTCACGGAGTGCATTTGAGATTTAATCTTCCGCGAACGCCTGCTACCACTTATGTTACAAAGACATGCTTAGAAAAACCTGAGCTTTGTAAAAATTCAAGTCTAGCTATATTTGAAAAAGAGTTTCTTTCACAACAATATGTTTCAATTGATAAAGCCGAAGATATAAATACCTTTGCGGTCTACTTAAAATTTGAAAAAGGCTCTTTACCAAGTGGACCAATATTTGTTGGAAGTAAGGGGATTCTTAGAGGTCTTGCTATTAAGTTTCATCATATTCGCGATGGGCTTTATTATTATAAAGGAAGATTGTCCTCTGGTGATTCGAAAGGCTATTTAAGAACATATATTGATGGAAATAAAATTTTAATACCTGTTAAGGCATCTCGAAGTACATTTATCACTCGTTAA
- a CDS encoding barstar family protein, translating into MRKEIELNSNGLETLEDYLSECGRLFNFPSFYQNNLDELYEFLQTYTDKNLSVYWANAKEAQLKLGNDFDRLKEIFELVASQHSEFKFYINE; encoded by the coding sequence ATGAGAAAAGAAATTGAGTTAAATTCAAATGGACTAGAAACACTTGAGGATTACCTATCTGAATGTGGCCGACTATTTAACTTCCCTTCTTTTTACCAAAATAATCTGGATGAACTCTATGAGTTTCTTCAAACATATACTGATAAAAATCTAAGTGTTTATTGGGCAAATGCAAAAGAGGCCCAATTAAAACTTGGAAATGATTTTGATCGATTAAAAGAAATATTTGAATTAGTTGCTTCCCAACATAGTGAGTTTAAATTCTATATTAACGAGTGA
- a CDS encoding rhomboid family intramembrane serine protease, giving the protein MQQMYLPPLTKVNKYLIGILVVSFVLGAVFAKAFDISLVAILGLDVASLKSGLIYKMVTYPLVSTGLFNVVFTGLLFWFLGSDLEARWGSRRYIHYLLIATFVNAFAYSLFAIFMGGASLNYPFHGMAFLSSAMCVSYAVIYPDRIFQFFMIIPVKAKYFCLILAGMNVYQGFFSPGGAQAFGNIASMIFGAAFVFGMRGLGFYLRDQVGNLKKKQGKVKKKRKGHLRLVDDEEKPNPDEPRYWQ; this is encoded by the coding sequence ATGCAACAAATGTACTTACCACCGCTAACGAAAGTTAATAAATATCTCATTGGTATTTTAGTGGTTTCATTTGTCTTAGGGGCCGTTTTTGCAAAGGCTTTTGATATTTCTCTTGTGGCCATTCTTGGCCTTGATGTAGCAAGTTTAAAATCTGGTTTAATTTATAAGATGGTGACTTATCCTCTTGTGAGTACAGGTCTTTTTAACGTTGTCTTCACTGGGCTTTTATTTTGGTTTCTTGGTAGTGATCTTGAAGCGCGCTGGGGATCACGACGCTATATTCACTATCTATTAATTGCGACATTTGTAAATGCTTTTGCCTACTCGTTATTTGCAATCTTTATGGGTGGCGCTTCATTAAATTATCCATTTCATGGTATGGCCTTTTTATCGTCTGCTATGTGTGTTAGTTATGCCGTGATCTACCCAGATCGAATTTTTCAATTCTTTATGATTATCCCAGTTAAGGCCAAATACTTTTGTTTAATCCTGGCCGGGATGAATGTTTATCAAGGTTTCTTCTCTCCTGGAGGAGCTCAGGCATTTGGAAATATTGCTTCAATGATTTTTGGTGCAGCATTTGTTTTTGGTATGAGAGGACTTGGTTTTTATCTTAGAGATCAAGTTGGTAATCTTAAGAAGAAGCAAGGCAAGGTAAAGAAGAAGCGCAAGGGCCATCTCAGATTAGTGGATGATGAAGAAAAGCCAAATCCAGATGAGCCGCGTTATTGGCAATAA
- a CDS encoding asparaginase domain-containing protein, giving the protein MDNHVQNIQLISTGGTIEKSYSESDGSLKNRDSFIRQTIIDRLRLPYTKLHIMNIINKDSLYFTDYDRQVLLKTIKSQLEKNIPLIILHGTDTMAKSAKFVYEALDGAKELDVPIIFTGAMKPMGFVDSDAFQNVTESLYAAKIVDAGIYISFHGQLFKVPGVRKNHAKRTFEYIDDE; this is encoded by the coding sequence ATGGATAACCATGTTCAAAATATTCAACTCATCTCAACTGGTGGAACCATAGAGAAATCATATAGTGAAAGTGATGGATCACTTAAGAATCGCGATTCATTTATTCGCCAGACCATTATCGATCGCTTAAGGCTTCCATATACGAAGCTCCATATTATGAATATCATCAATAAGGATTCTCTTTATTTTACTGATTATGACCGTCAGGTCTTATTAAAGACGATCAAGTCCCAGCTTGAGAAAAATATTCCTCTTATAATCCTTCATGGTACAGATACCATGGCAAAGTCTGCAAAGTTCGTTTATGAAGCATTAGACGGAGCAAAAGAGCTAGATGTTCCAATTATTTTTACCGGTGCAATGAAGCCGATGGGCTTTGTTGATAGTGATGCCTTTCAAAATGTTACAGAAAGTCTTTATGCTGCTAAAATAGTAGATGCTGGCATTTATATCTCTTTTCATGGACAATTATTTAAAGTCCCTGGTGTGAGAAAGAATCACGCAAAACGTACGTTCGAATATATTGACGACGAATAA
- a CDS encoding Kazal-type serine protease inhibitor family protein, whose product MSKLISIILLAVVATNISAKEIILNGDLIDSQSFTGRIFKVIITEENEEVKLVNEYFEAQSCENGEFALKEESLGKYRLEAVLNCKNWVDQPEETQFCPEIFSPVCGAVSGIDGDMLINYSNSCELYRAKAIFVKEGSCE is encoded by the coding sequence ATGAGCAAATTAATTTCAATTATTCTACTAGCAGTTGTTGCAACAAACATCAGTGCAAAAGAGATTATTCTTAACGGTGACTTAATTGATTCTCAGTCTTTTACTGGAAGAATTTTCAAAGTGATTATCACTGAGGAAAATGAAGAAGTTAAACTTGTTAATGAGTACTTTGAAGCACAAAGTTGTGAAAACGGTGAATTCGCACTTAAAGAAGAGTCTCTTGGAAAATATCGATTAGAAGCAGTTCTTAACTGTAAGAATTGGGTTGATCAACCAGAAGAGACACAGTTTTGCCCAGAGATCTTTTCACCAGTTTGTGGTGCAGTAAGTGGTATTGACGGTGATATGCTAATTAATTATTCAAATTCTTGTGAATTATATAGAGCAAAGGCCATCTTCGTAAAAGAAGGGTCTTGCGAGTAA
- a CDS encoding flagellar basal body-associated FliL family protein, which produces MTGRKLLDQIIIALTLLTTIATVGVFVYTNVIYKKELPSNQKELTSLKEDFGELNFPSTYVLDKITLNLESATRRLRFLDVQINLVLFNQDDSEILDQYKPQIYDIVIDVAAAISPEELNSLSGKLIFESRIKKRINELVKKRVVKEVFYSKFVVQ; this is translated from the coding sequence ATGACAGGAAGAAAACTACTTGATCAAATCATTATTGCCCTAACTCTACTGACGACAATTGCGACAGTTGGAGTCTTTGTTTATACCAATGTGATCTATAAAAAAGAACTTCCTAGTAATCAGAAAGAATTAACGTCACTAAAGGAAGACTTTGGCGAGTTAAACTTCCCTTCAACATATGTTCTCGACAAGATAACTCTCAATTTAGAATCTGCCACTCGAAGACTTAGATTCCTAGACGTACAAATTAATCTTGTACTCTTTAATCAAGATGACAGTGAAATTCTTGATCAATATAAGCCTCAAATCTACGATATCGTAATTGATGTTGCTGCGGCCATCTCTCCAGAAGAGCTCAACTCTCTATCAGGAAAACTCATTTTTGAAAGTCGAATTAAAAAAAGAATTAATGAGCTAGTGAAAAAACGAGTTGTAAAAGAAGTCTTCTACTCTAAATTTGTCGTACAATAA
- a CDS encoding TraR/DksA family transcriptional regulator: MNIEQKEHFKNLFINLKNQLVNSTGSVEQVLTNQASGDIIDQTSNERDAQLKLKLMGRDKFLLNKVNRALDKIAAGTFGECEECGEEISMRRLHARPIATCCIACKEELEREENSRTYEKRSHTNGNKMSAHNKNVGFNHADGMDEKNNVVSIETFARKFDEKNAAF; this comes from the coding sequence ATGAACATTGAACAAAAAGAACATTTCAAAAATCTTTTTATTAATCTTAAAAATCAACTGGTCAATTCAACAGGAAGTGTCGAGCAAGTTTTAACTAATCAGGCCAGTGGTGACATCATCGACCAAACTTCTAATGAGAGAGATGCTCAACTAAAATTAAAACTAATGGGAAGGGATAAATTTCTTCTAAATAAAGTAAACCGCGCACTTGATAAAATCGCTGCAGGAACTTTTGGTGAATGTGAAGAGTGTGGTGAAGAGATCTCAATGAGAAGACTACATGCTCGTCCAATTGCAACTTGTTGCATCGCTTGTAAAGAAGAGCTAGAAAGAGAAGAAAACTCTCGTACATATGAAAAACGTTCTCATACAAATGGAAATAAGATGAGTGCACACAACAAGAACGTTGGTTTCAATCATGCCGATGGTATGGATGAGAAAAATAATGTTGTCTCAATCGAAACTTTTGCAAGAAAATTCGATGAGAAGAATGCAGCGTTTTAA
- a CDS encoding LysR family transcriptional regulator — protein sequence MNIDHISIPTLRVFLEVYQTQNMSQTAKNLAMTQPGVSQHIKSLEGLLQISLFDRINKKVLPTEQAHLLFENCKRALQGLEDALSEVSAKKNKLKGILNIGLPIEFGNNRVLPIIGQWLKLHPEVSIRINYDHAARQSQLLLNGGLDFAITDSFNFPKQIATKNLSSEKLILCCSHDYAKEHKLTSETKFKKTDNLDFIAYLEGAPVITSWFKYHFKKSFQTEAKAQLMDVQGVLRLTLAGVGISVLPLHVLERSDNSKKLLQFNGTKDHMINELNLAYLNARKMGPVALSLFEYLTENI from the coding sequence ATGAATATTGATCATATTTCCATTCCGACACTAAGAGTCTTTCTTGAGGTTTATCAAACCCAGAATATGTCTCAGACGGCAAAAAACCTTGCCATGACTCAACCAGGAGTCTCTCAACATATAAAATCTCTTGAAGGCTTACTTCAAATAAGTCTCTTTGATCGGATAAATAAAAAGGTTCTTCCCACAGAACAGGCTCACCTACTCTTTGAAAATTGCAAGAGAGCACTTCAAGGGCTAGAGGATGCTTTAAGCGAAGTTTCAGCAAAGAAGAATAAGCTTAAGGGTATCTTAAATATTGGTCTTCCAATTGAGTTTGGAAATAACAGGGTTCTACCAATTATAGGCCAGTGGTTAAAGCTTCATCCAGAAGTTTCTATCCGTATTAATTACGATCACGCCGCAAGACAAAGTCAGCTGCTATTAAATGGTGGACTCGACTTCGCTATTACCGATAGCTTTAATTTTCCTAAACAAATTGCAACGAAAAATCTTTCTTCAGAAAAGCTCATTCTTTGCTGTTCTCATGACTATGCAAAAGAGCATAAATTAACTAGTGAGACTAAGTTTAAAAAAACGGATAATCTTGATTTTATCGCCTATCTAGAAGGTGCTCCAGTAATTACAAGTTGGTTTAAGTATCACTTTAAAAAGAGTTTTCAAACTGAAGCAAAAGCACAATTAATGGATGTTCAAGGTGTTCTAAGGCTCACCTTAGCAGGTGTTGGTATCTCAGTATTACCTTTGCACGTTCTTGAGAGATCTGATAACTCAAAGAAGTTATTACAATTTAATGGTACGAAAGATCATATGATTAACGAGTTAAATCTCGCTTATCTGAATGCTAGAAAAATGGGGCCAGTGGCCTTGAGTCTATTTGAATATCTAACAGAAAATATTTAA
- a CDS encoding pentapeptide repeat-containing protein, translating into MKIMKIVLLLQLGITLQFNLYATPEWNSDATSWWLMADTHSDKIHYDGTISSLTLIRDGIRTIAKNLRNEPSRKKAGLMTGSFFYNAEVENEFGNLDLIINDINQYGYSKYYSESRDYLYANFSFLYKRRVKGQSTCHNFVLFTFDISTEFVQTEEIKKIINQCSKIFFVEIDYFESTNPNYSYKAMIDRKKEFFSKLGVSYCSTTVTKEGMQGCIDEIMGEKKEKNFKWDPKSKSCINPTTKAEGLNKVTEPKDLITAKDLECYDFNGISFKYGKYGNIGITSKSINGSRFTDTNLSHLVFEQIKPISGIKVVRTNLEETYFKSGLINSLIEDNELNNVSIKGEFTGNIFNLNRINHLDIEVSLSSSTNSPNQLKDITAKNISLTGDSDRILDKEHCSISLTLQNSLIKGLELKRINLCNLILKNTELEQSKLKEVQVLKADFIEVKSNELRLSKSSIYAGSIDNFSINNSRLKEVGFVNIKPFKELEINNSKLDQLVILYSKVEGIKINSNEGGSLILQESEALKTDFSHSNIDVIATANTDLSGSIFNTNQLQYNLESRELVLKDSKCNNCNFSNTKASSIVTIDSELNNSDFSNLYTDKFLSHRSFFNNSKFNKARLTHIESNGSSFNNSDFTQASGFRESIIYKSNFNGSDFSQVIFSNTTIVESDFVSANFEDTFFSSGMSLEKDDFTGANFNNAKVDGLIFIQSNLNNVKNFGAHGMTISRGIQMDETTMENAHVRGGFIDANIHNSSFNGTNLSYTTLSGTFINNSFIGTQLNNSKIQNAYLKDLNFTDANLRETTFFNINRSNLIFNNTDLTDVIGL; encoded by the coding sequence ATGAAAATAATGAAAATAGTACTTCTATTGCAGTTAGGGATCACCCTACAATTTAACCTCTATGCAACGCCAGAGTGGAATAGTGATGCTACTTCGTGGTGGCTTATGGCCGATACACACAGTGATAAAATACACTATGATGGGACTATTTCCTCATTGACTCTTATAAGAGATGGAATCAGAACAATTGCAAAGAATTTAAGGAATGAGCCTAGCAGAAAGAAGGCAGGACTTATGACAGGCAGTTTTTTCTACAATGCTGAAGTTGAAAACGAATTTGGTAATTTAGATCTTATTATTAATGATATTAATCAATATGGTTACTCAAAGTATTATAGTGAATCGCGAGACTACCTATATGCCAACTTTAGTTTTCTATACAAACGTCGAGTAAAAGGACAATCAACGTGTCACAATTTTGTTTTATTCACATTCGATATCAGTACAGAGTTTGTACAAACAGAAGAAATAAAAAAGATAATCAATCAATGTAGTAAAATCTTTTTCGTAGAAATTGACTATTTTGAATCGACAAATCCAAACTATAGCTATAAGGCAATGATTGATAGAAAAAAAGAGTTTTTCTCAAAACTTGGTGTCTCATATTGCTCTACAACCGTAACTAAAGAAGGTATGCAAGGCTGTATCGATGAGATTATGGGAGAAAAGAAAGAGAAGAACTTTAAATGGGACCCAAAGTCAAAAAGTTGCATAAACCCAACAACAAAAGCAGAAGGTCTAAATAAAGTTACAGAACCAAAAGATTTAATTACAGCTAAAGATCTTGAATGTTACGACTTTAATGGCATCAGTTTTAAATATGGTAAATATGGCAATATCGGGATCACGAGTAAATCAATTAATGGCTCACGCTTCACTGATACAAATTTAAGTCACCTAGTCTTTGAGCAAATAAAACCAATTTCTGGAATAAAAGTAGTAAGAACAAATCTAGAAGAGACATATTTTAAAAGTGGTCTTATCAATAGTTTAATTGAAGATAATGAATTAAACAATGTTTCAATCAAAGGTGAATTTACAGGGAATATATTTAACTTAAATAGAATAAATCACTTAGACATCGAGGTCTCTTTAAGTTCCAGTACAAATAGTCCAAATCAACTCAAGGATATTACTGCAAAAAACATTTCACTCACAGGCGACAGTGATAGGATTTTAGATAAAGAACATTGTAGTATCTCACTAACGCTACAAAACTCGTTGATAAAAGGCCTTGAACTAAAAAGAATAAACCTTTGTAACCTAATATTAAAAAACACTGAATTAGAACAATCTAAACTTAAAGAGGTTCAAGTACTTAAAGCTGATTTTATAGAAGTAAAATCAAATGAACTGAGACTTTCGAAGTCATCTATTTATGCAGGATCTATTGATAACTTTTCAATCAACAATAGTCGACTTAAAGAAGTAGGTTTTGTAAATATCAAACCATTTAAAGAGTTAGAGATCAACAACAGTAAATTGGATCAACTTGTAATCCTATATTCTAAAGTTGAAGGGATAAAGATAAACAGTAATGAAGGTGGTAGCTTGATCCTTCAAGAGTCTGAAGCTCTAAAGACGGACTTTTCCCATTCAAATATTGATGTAATAGCGACTGCAAATACAGACTTAAGCGGATCAATTTTTAATACAAATCAATTACAATATAATTTAGAATCTAGAGAGCTAGTACTTAAAGACTCAAAATGTAACAATTGTAATTTTAGTAACACTAAAGCTTCAAGTATTGTCACCATCGACTCAGAGTTAAATAACTCAGATTTTTCCAATCTATATACTGATAAATTTCTATCACATAGGAGCTTCTTCAATAACTCGAAATTCAACAAGGCACGCCTTACTCACATTGAATCCAACGGAAGTTCCTTCAATAATTCAGATTTCACACAAGCATCTGGTTTTCGTGAATCGATCATATATAAATCTAACTTCAATGGTTCAGACTTTTCTCAAGTTATCTTCAGTAATACAACTATCGTAGAAAGTGATTTTGTTAGTGCAAACTTTGAAGATACATTTTTCTCGAGTGGAATGTCTCTAGAAAAAGATGATTTTACTGGTGCAAACTTTAATAATGCAAAAGTTGATGGCCTTATCTTTATTCAATCAAATTTAAATAATGTTAAAAATTTTGGTGCCCATGGAATGACTATATCAAGAGGTATTCAAATGGATGAGACAACAATGGAGAATGCACATGTAAGAGGCGGCTTTATTGATGCAAATATTCACAACTCTTCATTCAATGGTACTAACCTTAGTTACACCACTTTAAGTGGTACATTTATTAATAATTCATTTATTGGAACGCAACTTAATAATTCAAAAATACAAAATGCTTATCTCAAGGATCTAAACTTCACTGATGCAAATTTGAGAGAAACTACTTTTTTTAATATTAATCGATCTAATTTAATTTTTAATAATACAGACTTAACTGATGTAATAGGACTTTAA
- the htpG gene encoding molecular chaperone HtpG, whose translation MTNRTGQISVATSDIFPIIKKWLYSEHDIFIRELIANGSDAITKRSELGRQTGSEVPTGKISVAVDKEAKTITVTDNGIGMSEEEVEKYIAQLAFSGAEEFIKKMEDAGGESNKDIIGKFGLGFYSAFMVAEKVEVDSLSMNEGAKATKWTCEGDTEYTFSDSDKKEVGTTITLHINEDSEEFLNKWKLNETLSNHCDFMPYEISLRDVNEKIQDGDDKGKDVEPIIVNDTNPIWKRDPKELTDEDYKGLYRKLFPMDGEPLFWIHLNVDHPFTLNGILFFPKYNPMKPVGDKNIRLYCRQVFVSDNVKNIIPEFLGLLKGAIDSHDIPLNVSRSSLQGDPNVRKISNYIVKKVAEALKVLNKKDREKYESIWEDIGLFVKYGCVSDEKFDKIMRERALFKTNEGKYVTLSEYLESVPADYAEKMNGKILYFEKENANQSLLAQLKEVGLSAVETDNHIDPHFIQHSEMKKFKKGEEEVEIKFVSVDSEIENLLASEATSEDDIKVKEMFAKFLDIKLEEKEGEAPSDRGLEIGRIASATTPAYFKVDESMKRFAQMTQSMGGGQQFPIKKTLVVNASNPLVQNAFKLHTSGKNEDLAKKLCLHVQDLAGISSEGLKPEERELFVKRSQDLVSELSNMIN comes from the coding sequence ATGACTAACCGCACAGGACAAATTTCCGTAGCAACAAGTGACATTTTCCCAATCATCAAAAAATGGCTTTACTCAGAGCACGATATTTTTATTCGTGAACTTATAGCCAATGGAAGTGATGCCATCACAAAGCGTTCCGAGCTAGGTCGCCAAACAGGATCTGAAGTTCCAACTGGAAAGATCTCAGTAGCAGTTGATAAAGAAGCAAAGACAATTACCGTAACAGATAACGGTATTGGAATGAGTGAAGAAGAAGTTGAAAAGTACATTGCTCAACTTGCCTTCTCTGGAGCTGAAGAATTTATCAAAAAAATGGAAGATGCTGGTGGTGAATCAAATAAAGATATCATCGGTAAATTTGGACTTGGTTTCTATTCAGCATTTATGGTTGCCGAGAAAGTTGAAGTTGACTCTCTTTCAATGAATGAGGGTGCAAAGGCCACAAAGTGGACATGTGAGGGTGACACAGAATATACATTCTCAGACTCTGATAAGAAAGAGGTTGGGACAACAATTACTCTTCACATCAATGAGGACTCAGAGGAATTCTTAAATAAGTGGAAGTTAAATGAAACTCTCTCTAATCACTGTGATTTCATGCCGTATGAAATCTCACTACGAGACGTGAATGAGAAGATCCAAGACGGTGATGACAAAGGTAAAGATGTTGAGCCAATTATCGTTAATGATACAAATCCAATCTGGAAGCGTGACCCAAAAGAATTAACAGATGAAGACTACAAAGGTCTTTATCGTAAGCTCTTTCCAATGGACGGCGAACCATTATTTTGGATTCACCTAAACGTTGATCACCCATTTACTTTAAATGGTATTTTATTCTTCCCAAAATATAATCCAATGAAGCCAGTTGGTGATAAGAATATCCGTCTCTACTGTCGTCAGGTCTTTGTATCTGATAACGTAAAAAATATTATCCCTGAATTCTTAGGACTTCTAAAAGGTGCTATTGACTCACACGATATTCCTCTTAACGTTTCACGTTCATCACTTCAAGGTGATCCAAACGTGAGAAAGATTTCAAACTACATTGTTAAGAAAGTTGCAGAAGCACTTAAGGTTCTTAATAAGAAAGACCGTGAAAAGTATGAAAGCATCTGGGAAGATATCGGACTCTTCGTTAAGTACGGATGTGTCTCAGATGAGAAATTTGATAAGATCATGCGTGAGCGTGCCCTCTTTAAAACAAATGAAGGAAAGTATGTAACACTTTCTGAATACCTTGAGTCTGTACCAGCTGATTATGCTGAGAAGATGAATGGTAAGATCCTCTACTTTGAAAAAGAAAATGCGAATCAATCGCTTCTTGCCCAATTAAAAGAAGTCGGTCTATCTGCTGTAGAAACAGATAATCATATTGATCCACACTTTATTCAACACTCAGAAATGAAGAAATTCAAAAAAGGTGAAGAAGAAGTTGAGATAAAATTTGTAAGTGTTGATAGTGAAATTGAGAACCTACTTGCAAGTGAAGCAACTTCTGAAGACGATATCAAAGTAAAAGAGATGTTTGCAAAATTCCTTGATATCAAACTTGAAGAAAAAGAAGGTGAAGCACCAAGTGATCGCGGCTTAGAAATCGGTCGCATTGCAAGTGCAACAACTCCAGCTTACTTCAAAGTTGATGAGTCAATGAAGCGCTTTGCCCAAATGACTCAATCAATGGGTGGCGGACAACAATTCCCTATCAAGAAAACATTAGTTGTTAATGCTTCTAACCCTCTTGTTCAAAATGCTTTTAAACTTCATACAAGTGGGAAGAATGAAGATCTAGCAAAGAAGCTTTGTCTTCACGTTCAAGACCTTGCTGGTATTTCAAGCGAAGGCCTTAAGCCTGAAGAGCGCGAGCTCTTTGTGAAGCGTTCACAAGATCTTGTTAGTGAACTTTCAAATATGATTAACTAA
- the mce gene encoding methylmalonyl-CoA epimerase has product MFNKDCFLDHIAIAVENLDNAEKIYRDLGLTFNHREVVEDQQVTTSFAHIDENAHVELLEPIDGKGPIAKYLEKKGPGIHHMCYRVPDVTKKSQELRDLGYNLLYETPRQGANNCLVNFIHPKSTGGVLIEIAQKM; this is encoded by the coding sequence ATGTTTAATAAAGATTGTTTCCTTGATCATATTGCTATCGCAGTAGAGAATCTTGATAATGCAGAAAAAATATATCGTGACTTAGGTTTAACTTTTAACCACCGAGAAGTTGTCGAAGATCAACAAGTAACAACTTCATTTGCTCATATTGATGAAAACGCTCATGTTGAATTGCTAGAGCCGATTGATGGAAAAGGGCCAATTGCTAAGTATCTTGAGAAGAAAGGTCCAGGGATTCACCATATGTGTTACCGTGTTCCTGATGTGACAAAAAAGTCCCAAGAGCTTCGCGATCTAGGTTATAATTTATTATATGAAACACCACGCCAAGGGGCGAATAATTGCTTAGTAAACTTTATTCATCCAAAGTCTACAGGTGGTGTTTTAATTGAAATTGCTCAAAAAATGTAA